The DNA segment TTTGTTTTTGTATATTACTTTTTTATCAagaaattaatgtttttgaggatttatatgaaaaatgttatGCGACATAGTTGAAGGCCCAATAAAACAAAAGCAAATGTTTTACGTAGATATTATTGATGGGCTTTTCTCTTCATTTCTTCGACTTCGCAATGTGATaatctggttttttttttgtacaaaataaatagagtaaaatttgatttttctttgtcGGGAAATAATTAATTAGAACAAATGGATGAATCAAATCAGAGAAAGAATTATCAAAAAGAAGCTTCGGGAgtgtatttttgtatatattcgGGTAATGTacttagggctgggcaaataaaccgaacccaaaaatccgaaccgaacccgatccgataaaaatgaatccgaaccgatccgaacccgacgtaaataccgaatggatcctgtttttaggtattttgggttatgggtattatccgaaccgaacccggacctaaatggatatccgatagaacccgaaatatttaaaatcacaaaaagaacttctaccaaatatgatcttaattcttaatatgtatccaaaatattttaagatattattgaacttctaaaataattatatgttacatgaaggttgatggtggaatgtggcggttgatacctgaagtttttagattttgcttttgtttttattgaataatgtttctcatttcatgaaaacttattttttgttttatgatttcatttatctggttttctttctatcactaactatgtttatctttcgcttgattttgaatgatcacgtttgatgtttttttttttttgaatcgattttacttatgttttggctattaaaatatgtacaaatcatgtattttaaatccgaagaaccgatttcatttatgttttagttacaaaataggtacaaatcaggtatttttaaaccgaagaaccgattgggacccgaacccgaaagtacaatgggttataccggttctttgaagatttactaaccccgacctgaacccgatagaacccgaaccggtcccgaaccgaacttttatataacccgaatggggttgattttgataaacccgaaaaaccgaaatccgaatggataaaaccgaaacccgattgggaccccgaatgcccatgaAGTGTGTACTTTGTTAAGAGAGCATTCAACATCTACACATACCAAAGATAaagtataattttaaaattttttttatatcataaagAAGTGTAATTTAATATCTTCTTTAGCAAAAATAGAAGAAGTAAGGGAGGAGAAAATGGAATCCAAGGTCGAGAAATCATAAGGAGTTGCCAACAgatgtttgtttttaatctgCATGAAAGAATGTGCATAGACTATCGATGCGACCGTTACCTTTGTtacttttgattatttattctAAGTACTTTAGTTTTGGTTTGATTAGCACCCCTAATAATTACCAGATGATATGCGTACAAACATTAACTTTAtcattagtatttttttattgtttaaaattatgatatacaAGTAAAGCTACATCCACATGCACGTTTATGCATGTGAACCGCGAAAAAGTAGCAGAGTGAGattgataaatattaaaagcTCCGGATAGTTGTAGTAGTTAACTTATGGTTGGTGACTTAGTGTGATTGTATTGTGGCTGAATATTCATTGGGCATGCAACACTGTAATTTCAGTTCCACTTTCATTCAATGCATCTTCACAGAGACATGGATTATTGCACCATAGCTAAATATTCAATAATAAACATAcattatatttaaacaaaaaaaacatacattatATATTGCTCGTTTTGAGCACCGCCTGATAGAAACATTTGATTTGATTCCTAaacttttaaaagttattacatAGATCAccatatgaaattaaaattaacttcAACTGTTTATGATCTCTTAAATTTTAGATTCGACCATGTGtactattatattaattttgtttttgaatatatttgtttgttaagGAGAAGTGTGGGGCGTAGGTAAAAGGAGAAGAGAAGCTTCCTCGAGAAGTGCACACATGGGAGTGCGTTTATATCTCTATGACACTATCTATATATGCTTCTCCTTCAATTCTTCTCTTTCTGCCTTTTGTTTTTCTCAGCTTTTAGGGAGAGATAAGAGACTGACTGAGAGAGCTTTCTCTTTTAGATGCCAACTTGTAGTGATGACCAGATCTTTATATAGTTCTCTCTCTACAGCCAACAAAGTGTCAGTATATCTATTACATGTATGAGCCGTAATTTGAATTCTGTCGAGTAATTAAACACAAAACATTCGTTATCAAGgcaaaacttttatttttcaaacaCTTTAATTAACTAAAAGCTTAAGAATTAGGACCGAATGTACTaatattttgtgtgtgtctATAGACATTTGTAATAATTAGTGGTCATATGaaccaaagaaagaaagaaagaaaggaatAAAGAACAAAGATATCTTCGGAAGGAAAGATAGATACTCAGTGTCGGTTAATTTCTCTTATGACAAgttcttttatttctttcttttggaAAGGATGTTGTAGCTATCAATCTCTATACACACAGTCACATTCATACTTATGCTATATACATATGAAATCAAGTGACTGTATACATTTGAATCAAAATTTACAGCTTTTCTTGCTGTTTGCATGTGGATttctcaaaaccctaaaaaccttTTGCTTTGATTGGGATCATCATCATTATGACTGGCTTTGtccttctttttcttatttactCATGTTTTTTTTACCATAAACTTTATATCTAAGTTTGATTCGAAATTTAGTTTCCCGATGCAGATATCTCCATTTTAGCGTAATCATAGTATAAGGCATCAAGTACAAACTAACTTGAGATAGAAATAACTAACTCATGAAAAAGCAAAGGGCCCTCTAAAAGCTTTTAAATATCGTACATGCCTTGAAACATGAGCGATCTCATTTTCTCTACCCATAAATGTTCATTATTTAATTTGTCATAAGATGCTACGTACGTTCGTATATATACCGGTTAAGGCATATTATATGTGATACACATATACATTGGTTAAACCTCTATACTTTAGTATATAGATTTTACATTTTGTATATGCATCTGAATATCTGATTGGTAAGACTGTTAGTTAAAAAAGTcgtaaaaaacttataaaattgaGGGTTTATTTATAttcagttattaattaaaataacaaaaggtAATCTgctatcaaatatttatattaaaatagttcagcataaacatacaaaaaatgaaaataattagtGGTTGATTAAAAgcaaagaaaacataatcataTAATCACTTGGCCATTCTACTGACTAGCACTGTAATCATCAATTTTCAAACAGTTGGCTGGAGAATAATGAATAAGTACATAATAGAACCTAGATATTATAGCAACAATAATGATACATAATTTCAGTACAAATTAAAGACACGAGCAAAACTAATCCGATAAACATAACaaagtttgtaattttttatgcCTCATCTCTAAACCTAAGTCAAGctcataaaacaaaatatatatctcCTTCTCACGTTCTCATACATCACAtcttaaaataaacaattttatcACCCAAATGGTGAATTCCTTCCTTGTATTAACCCACTGTTAGGGTTCATCATAGGACTCAATGGTGACCTTCGAGGTGATGGCCTTTCCAGAAATTTACCACCGTTATTTCCTTCATCACCTGACAAACCCGATTTCCTTTCGTAAATTTCCGACAGAGAATCCAAATCCGTGGAAACATGTGTAGCCATTTGTATCTGAATCCGATGCTCGTCATCGATGGCTTGGTTTCCAGAAAGATCATGATCTTGATCAGACCACATTAAGAGTTCTTTCCTTACATCGTTACCATAACTAGGGTTTGGTCGCTTCTTCCCCAAGTAAATGTTGGTGTCTGCAGCATTGTTGGCTGTGTAATGATTCTCTATGTTCTGATGATGGAAGTTATGTTGGTCAAGAACTTGTTCGGTTGTGTTTCCATAAATGTTTAGGTCTTGAAACGGCGGGAAACTAAGAGGAAGAGGTTGTGGACCCACCGCTGCGGAAAGACTTGTACTTCCCAAATTGGTTTTGTAACCTCCTCCGGCGGCGACAGCGGCTGCCATGTTCTCACCGGCTAAGGTTTGGCAAGCTCTCTCCAATATAGATTGCATGTACTTTCCTTGAGCTTCAATCCTCAGCTGCAAATGTCTCTGCACCTAAAACATTtgaatgcaatatatattatatatcgaccaaaattatcttttataagagatgaatattatataatatgaaaaaattAACTACCTCTAGCTGTTCATGCAACCTTCTCTGGACTTCCATTTGCATCCTGATCAAATAAACCAAGTGTAAGTTGCTGCTAATATAAACAGAAcattaaaatagataaaattaacGTGAAGAGAGGATGTACTCATTCATGTTGCGGCTGATCATGCCAGAGGAGGAAGCTACGTTGCGCTGAATATCCATGGCAGAAGCTaaagaaatataatttattttagagaACAATGGATTAaaaatacacacatatatatatatatatatatataatttctgcAACCCTAATAGGATAGAGAAAGGAATAGTGGTCACCTCTTGAGCCTTCCTTTGTGGAGTGATCCCCGTACTCCTTGTGCGGCTGCTTTCCAAGCCTGAATTTCTGCACTCATACAGCCAAGTaacattataatattattatatgattaagtgaaaagaaaaaaaaaatatagagagaagagaaaatcaAAAGCAAGTAAGgaaagaaaaccctaatttatatttttgtgtacATACCTGAAGATGGCTCTTTAGGTGGTAAAGAGTAAGACCCTTCACACCCATAACTCTCATAATCGTCTTTGGAGTCGCttctgtaaataaaaagaacgaTCAAACACTTATTAgtatataattctaaaaaaaaacttattcgtATATGTTAAAATCGATCAAGCTAAGATGATATATATGTGTGGGCATACTATCTGGGCCGCCGAGCTGAGCGACGGCGTCGACAAAACGCTCGTGGAGTTCGACAGTCCAACGCAAACGCGGTTTAGGGTCGGTGGTGAGGACAAGGCCTGAATCTCCTTGAACGCACATAGCTCTGTTCTCATATGAACCATTCATACTTGAAGGTTTCTTAGCATGGAACATTCTCTCTCTAtgactttctttctctctctctctctaacagAGGATTCAAGGAAACGAATGTGATGCAAAAATGTGAGAGAATACGATGCGGTTTTGAAGAGATCAGATGACGGCTTTTTgctctttctccttctctctctctcgtcttctttttatttttcttgtgaataatttttttattaatatttttttgaaaaagaaaatggtTATAATATTATAGTAATTAATACTATTGTTTTATCATTACTAAGCAAGGAAGAGAACTAAAGTTTTAGACTAGTACACAGACGTTCCTTTGCGAAAAGATACTGTCGCTAGCTTGAATACCTTTGAATTACTTTCAGTATAAAATGTCTGTAAAGGAATATACGTATACATGAAGTAATTCATGTATTTCTCAAATGACTTTAAAATGTTGCAAATTTgtaattaccaaaaataaattaattttgatttcttttttgttgttgaaaaAGGTGAGTTTTAACATCGGAGATCCTATACAAGTTAGCTATACATAAAAGATGTTATATTAGATGGAAGGCGTTTGTAATATGTATgcattaaattttacaaaaacacTAGCATTTTTCACTTTCTGCCATAAATATAAGCATTAATGCATCTAAAAATATCTCGAATTTGATGTAGTGCTAATCTACTGGagtagtatattttttttgttatttctctCTACTAACATTCAAACAATGAGCACGTTTTAAaaccatttttattattatcctttaatttgttttttctgcTTGATTAATTTGGATGTATATAAGTACTTATTAATATgtgtaataaattaaaaataaattcgagaagaataataaaaaaacgaGATTATAAACTTTACtttttaaagtttaatatattaaagttatatatgtatatattctaTTCAATGATCGCACGAGGATAGTCGTATACTAGACTTATAGTTATAGTATTTCTACATCGTTATATATTGCAATCAGGACACATACACACATATCTAAACAAAAAATTCGACAAGGGGTTTTATCATTAATGGTTAAACCTTTTTTGGTTAATTATGAGCTGAATATACAATTCTAAGCAATGATGAGTTCGTTATAAACTAAGTGACCGTATATTATTACCAAATACAAACCCTCAGGtggaatttatttttataacgaAAACGTTGATTGaccaaaatagaaaatatgGTTTACAAACGTGAACTACATCAACTAAACTATTCTTTATACAAATGATGATGAATTGTCTTACCTCAAAAAAATCAATTACACTCATCGCATAGCAAGTCCATCTATCGCATAATTCTTTTCATTTTCCAACATCAATGATCAATCGCATAGTtcataataatttgattttggtaAATGAATATATTCATATACATGAGATGGTCAACCTGATATGTATGAGTGGGAGGTCCCATATGGTATATTTACGTAGAACAAGAATAATCCAACGAATATGGCGTTGGGATTGATATGCATACTTAAGAAAATGATatgcacacaaaaaaaagagagcataTGATCTAGGAGTATAAAACTACATTAAATCTgcagaaattttaaatatatactataaattTTTGCATTAAATATGAACAGGGAAATGTTCAATGTAGCATTTAGTGAAGGAATATAATCTGGAATTTAAAGCGAGAAAATAACATAAGAATATGGCAGCAAAACTTTGAGTTATGCATATACATATGGTTTAGTGATATGTGGAGAATTAT comes from the Brassica napus cultivar Da-Ae chromosome A7, Da-Ae, whole genome shotgun sequence genome and includes:
- the LOC106354786 gene encoding myb family transcription factor APL, with protein sequence MFHAKKPSSMNGSYENRAMCVQGDSGLVLTTDPKPRLRWTVELHERFVDAVAQLGGPDKATPKTIMRVMGVKGLTLYHLKSHLQKFRLGKQPHKEYGDHSTKEGSRASAMDIQRNVASSSGMISRNMNEMQMEVQRRLHEQLEVQRHLQLRIEAQGKYMQSILERACQTLAGENMAAAVAAGGGYKTNLGSTSLSAAVGPQPLPLSFPPFQDLNIYGNTTEQVLDQHNFHHQNIENHYTANNAADTNIYLGKKRPNPSYGNDVRKELLMWSDQDHDLSGNQAIDDEHRIQIQMATHVSTDLDSLSEIYERKSGLSGDEGNNGGKFLERPSPRRSPLSPMMNPNSGLIQGRNSPFG